A segment of the Vibrio parahaemolyticus genome:
TAGCCCGCAACTCGTACGACAAGGTCACGATATTGCTCAGGGTTCTTCTTCGCTGCCAGCAAGGTTTCACGAGAGACGATGTTGTACTGCACATGCCAACCTTTGTGGTGATTAAAGAAGGTACGAATCAACATTGAAAGCTTGAGCTTATCTCCTTCTGAAGCGACAGCCGCTGGGCTTAACTTCTGGTTAAGCAGCACACCACCCAAGATTTTATTGGCTTGAATTTTGCCGACTGAGTTGTACACCGCCGTTGGTCCCAAACGGTCAGAGCCCGATGCTGGACTTGCGCCTTCTGCCAGTGGCGTTTTCGCTTTTCGACCATCTGGTGTTGCCATCGTGGATGCGCCAAATGGCACGTTGGCAGAGATGCTCGATGTTCCCGCGTAGTAGCCGCCACCAATTGGACCGCGCCCATAACGTGTGTTGACAAATTGCGCCAACTCATCGATATAAACTTGGTAAGCATCGGCCAGCAATTGGTCGACATAATCGTCGTCATTGCCGTATTTTGGCGCGAAGTTGATTAAGCGTTGGCGAAGTTGTTCGTTCTCAATACCATCGAAGTCTTCTTCTAATGCTTTTGCCAATTCCGTTTGGCTGATTTGTGCTTCTTCAAACACCAAATGTTTGATCGCCGCCAAACTGTTACCCAAATTGGCGATACCCACTTGCAGGCCAGATACCCAATCGTATTTCGCTCCACCTTCTTTTACTGTTTTACCGCGCGCCAAACAGTCATCCACCAGCGATGAGCAGAAAATATCTTGCGCTTGCTGCTCAAGCACACTGTCGACTACGGTATCGATCTCAATCGATTTACGTGTGTAGTAGCGAATTTGCTCCGCCCAAGAAGCGGTGACTTGCTCAAAGCTCTCGAAGTTACCTTTTGCTAGCGACTTATCATGCGGCAAGAAGGCTTTGCCCGTCGTTGCATCCACACCTTCGTTAAGCGCAGCCAGTAAAATACGCGCAAAATTAATAAAGCTCATGCCCGTGCAACGGTAACCCCATTTGCCTGGAACAGCGGTTTCAATACAGCCAATAGACGCGTAGTTGTAAGCGTCTGCTTTCTCGACGCCTAGCTTGATGAACTCTGGAATGACGATTTCATCGTTGTTGAATGCAGGCATACCGAATCCGCATTTGATCACTTCAATACAGCCCATCAAGAACTCTTGATTCAGACCTTCATGATAGCGAACACTCAGGTTCGGTTGCGTGGAACGTAGCTGACCACAAGACTCTAAAATCGCCCAAGATAGCGGGTTTACGGCGTCTTCAGGTTCTCCATTCTCATTCAGCTTTTGACCACCGATACAGACATTTTGATACAGAGGAGAACCTGCCGATGCTTTTGAGTGCGCACCAGAGCGAATCTTGTTTACTTCAAGCAATTTCAACCAACAGCTTTGCAATAACTCAAGGGCGAACGCTTTGTTCATCGCGTCACTTTCAAGATCACGCACGTAGTAGTCGTTTAGGAACTGGTCCATCCGACCGAATGAAACAGAGTGGCCATTCGATTCAATTTGCAACATCAACTGCACAAAATAGCTCAGTTGCAGAGCTTGCCAGAAGTTGGTTGGCGCATGGAAAGCCACATGACGACAGTTGTCTGCGATTGTCTCCAGTTCCGCTTTCCTCTCTGGTCGCGTTTCGTTTTGTGCCATTTCCAGAGCGAGATCGGCGTAACTCACCATGTGCTCCTGAATCGCAAGCAAGACAATTTCGACGGACTTATAAAGCTGCGCTTTCTTCAACCCTTCATACGTCGACATGTCGTTATTAGCGCGATGCTGACGAACCTCATCCAGCAGACCGTTCATACCGATCTTCAGGATTTTTTCGTTATCCACAGCAAGGTGCGCGTCGCCCGAAGTCATGTTGCCTTCGGCTTTAATGATGGTGCTGGCTAAGATCTCTTGCTGCTCGTCGGTAAAGAGTCCATAGCAGCGATCTTGAACCGTTTTACCGCGCCAGTATGGCGTAATGGCGTGAATGCTTTGTTTGTCCTCTTCACTTACCGCAAAACCAGCCCCAGGTCGGTCGGCCAGTTCGTCGATTTCCGCTTCAATCCAACGCACCGTGTATTCAGGAAAGATCGGCGCAGCGCGTACTTTGCTCGCTTGGTTGCCTACAATCAGCTCGTCGTGCTTAATCCAAATGGTACGAGTGCGTAAGTGCTCTTGTAGCGCCAGCGCTCGTTGCACAATCACAGGTTTGTCTTCATTTGCCTGATACGCCCGAGTGTAAGCCTCTGCGCGCTCGGTACAGATAGGCGGCGTTACGATGTTGACCAGTGCCGATTTGTGGGCTTTGATTCGCTCTGGAAGGGTATGTAGGTCCATGGTTAACCTCTAACAATCACGTTAAGTTGAGTATGTTCGCTTGCGTATTGCATTGCGTTTTCTAGCAGTTCTGGATTATTTAATGGTTTGTCAGAACACTCGTAAGGCATATCGAGCAAACGGTATTTATTGATGCCGAGGGTGTGATACGGCAGCAAGTGAAGTTCTTGACAGCTTTCTAATGAAGCTGCGAAATCAATGATCGCTTTGAGCTCATCAATGGTATCATTGAAGCCCGGCACAACCGGAATACGAATCACAATGCGTTTCGCAATTGGTGCCAATTTTCTAAAATTGTCTTTGATGCGTTTTAACGATACCTTCGCCCAGCAGAGAAACTTTTCTTCGTCGGTGTGTTTAAGATCCGCTAACCAGCAATCAATATACGGCGCGACTTTTTCTACGTTTTTCCACGGAACATGCATGCACGACTCCACCGCCGTAGACACATGGTTTTGATGCAAACGTTCGGCAAGTTCTGCCACAAGATTTGGCTGCATCAGCGGCTCGCCACCAGAAAACGTCACGCCACCTTGGCTTTGATCGTAAAAAGGCTTGTCTTTCATCAACACTTCAAACAAGTCGTCCGATTTCGCCGCTTCTCCACATATGCTGAGCGCTTGTGTTGGACATACGTTTCGCAGCGCTATGATCTGCGCCTCGCTCATGGCTTTTCGATTGATGATGATTTGATCGTCAATGTGTCGGATACCATCGCTTGCCATGTCGCCGTTTACGGTTTGTTTATAAGCCGACACACAAAGCTGGCAGTCCGCCATACAACTGCGCTCATCAAACAGCAGAGAGTGCTTTGCACTGCGGCTTTCTGGGTTTTGGCACCAAGGACAGGACAGACTGCATCCCTTCAGAAACAGAATGGTGCGAATACCATCACCATCGTGGGTCGAGAACCTCTGAATATTGAAATACATTGCTGTCCGCCTCTTGGTTTGCTCTTCTACTTTTCACGCTTTTCTTTTTCTGAAAGCTTCATTTGATAATGAAATATTGCCACTTAACTTTCGATTTATGAAATTATTATAGTTTCAATTGAAATTTCAATTGATCGAAATCAAGATCTCAGCGGATTGTCAGATCTATAGTGATCCCATCATCAAAACGAAGATTTTGTATAAGGTAGAACCCATGATCGAACTCTATTTAGATACTGCTGACGTGGCAGAAGTAAAACGCTTTAACCAATGCCTACCTCTGAAAGGGGTAACCACAAATCCAAGTATTTTGGCGAAGTCAAAACAAGGCTTGAACCAAACCTTAGCTGGCATGCAAGAAGCGTTAGGGGGCACACCCCGTTTCCATGCTCAAGTGGTGAGCACAACTGTAGAAGGCATGGTAGAAGAAGCGCGCCAAATCCAAGAATTACCCTATGATATGGTCGTTAAAGTGCCAGCAACCGAAACGGGCTTAGCGGCAATTAAGTTAATGAAAAAAGAGGGAATTCAAGTACTCGCCACTGCTATTTACTCTGCTCAGCAAGGTTTCCTTGCGGCATTGTGTGGCGCTGACTATCTTGCGCCTTATGTGAACCGTATTGATGCGATGAACGGAAACGGTGTAGAAGTGGTCGCAGACCTGCAATTGCTACTGGATCAAAACCAACTGCCTGCAAAAATTTTGGCAGCGAGTTTTAAGAATACCCAACAAGCGATGGAAGTGATGAAGTTAGGTATTGAAGCGATCACCTTACCTGTCGATGTGGCCGCGCAGATGTTTTCTCATCCAGCAGTTCAGCCGGCTGTCGATCAATTTGACAAAGACTGGAAATCCACGTTTGGCAACAAACTTTCATTTGAAAGTTAAACATAAAATTATCGAAAGTCCCGTTCCTCCTCGATCGAGGGGCTTTTGATATGGGAATCTCTGAGAAAAAGTAACATTCGCGCAGGCAACTGTTTATAGATGCGGCTTACGAAGAGATTCCCACACCACTAATCTCGCCTCAACCTTCACGCAAACTACTCTATTCGTAACATCACTACTGACGAAAAACGCTCGTTCCACAAGCAAAAAATTTTTGCTTCAAGCCGACAAACTCACAATCTCAACGCATCAATAAGTCGGTAATTATTAATTTTATCTATTATAAATGAACACTGTTCATTTATAATCAGCGAACCTAACGCAGTAACAAGGAATCCACTTCATGAAACGCATTGCGCTTCTCTTTGCCATGTTTGCATTACTTTCTGGTTGTAGCAGCATGTCGCCAGAACAATGCCAAACCGCAGATTGGTATCGCGTCGGCTACCAAGATGGCCGCTCAGGCAACAACCCAAACGTTTTGTACGAATACATTAAAGACTGTCGCGAAGCAGGCGTAACGCCAAATCACGTTGAGTGGCAAGACGGTTTTGATAAAGGCACTATTCTTTACTGTTCGCCAGACAATGGTTACACGGTGGGTGTAGAAGGAAAAACCTACTATGGCGTTTGCTCTAACGATCTTTTCCTTAAAAACTATCAGTTAGGCCATCAAGAATATCAGCGTCAACAACGCATTAACGCGTTAGATGCGGAGATATCACGCCTTGATCATCAATTGGATGCAAACTTAGATAAAGACAACGCGAAGCGCATTAGAGAGAGAAGAAAACAACTGGCACGTGAGCGTGCATCACTCATCTCGCCAGGAGCTAATTACTACTTTAACTTTTAGTTGCGACGGGCTACAACGCTAGGGTCATAAAGCGGCTATTTGGATCAGGTTGATAGTCGCCAAACGGCTCGCAGTACACGAAGCCATGTTTTTCATATAGGCGATGCGCAGGTTCAAAAAATGCCATCGACCCAGTTTCCAAACTTAGACGTTGTATCCCCTGATGTTTCGCTTGCTCAATCACGTGATTGAGTAAGCGGGATGCCACGCCCTGTTTTCTCGCCGACGGCGTCGTACGCATCGATTTCAACTCTGCGTGACCATCTTCTAGTTGGCTCATTGCCACACATCCCAATAGCTGCTCACCATCCCAGCCCGTCCAAAACGTGATTGAAGGCAGCTTCAACTTGCTTACATCTAACGCATGCACGCTCTCTGGTGGCGATGTAGCGTACATGTCCTGTAAATGCTCTTCCAACAACGCAATCACCTGCGGCCGTTCTAAATTGTCGATTTCAATTCTCATATTTCCATCCTTGGTGTTTTCCTAGTTAAAGCGGTTGTCTCATAATGTACTGCGGTCCAACGGGGCCGCCGTGGTAAAGCTCATTGGTATCTTCAAACCCTGATTTTAAATAGCACTGATAAGCAGGTATGTTGCGGCAATTCACGGTGAGATAAAGCGCCTCAAACTCGGGATAATGGCGTTTGGCGAAATCGGCAAACTGTTGAATGGCTTGCTTGGCGATGCCTTTGCCTTGATGACGGTGATCCACCAGCAAAGAACGCACGCCTAAACTGTTTTTCGGGCAAAAATCGTATTTCTCGCTGTAAGCTGCATCAAATAGAAAAAAGCCAACCACGTCATCGTCCGCCAGAATCAGATGCGGAAGCTCTGTGGGTTCAAGACGTGTAAGCATTTCACCCACATCCGCGACCGTAAACTGCGATTGCTCTTCTAGCACGCTAAGTTCGCAAGTTTGTTCATGTCGCTCAGGCGAATACTTTTCAATAGTAATCATAATCTTCCTTGTTGTTTTTATGCTCAATTCATACAGGGTATGTCGTAAATAGAAATACCTAGTGTCGTATTTCCCACTCGCAGGCAAACGTTTAGCACTCTATTATCCTCGCCATTCGATAGAGAGGTTTCCATGTCCCGTTTTTTACTTTGTAGTTTTGCACTCGTTTTACTCTACCCTACTGCCATTGATTTGTATCTTGTTGGTTTGCCTCAAATTGCGTCAGATCTCAACGCCAGTGAATCACAGTTGCATATTGCGTTTTCGATCTATTTAGCTGGCATGGCTACCACCATGTTATTCGCGGGGAAAATTGCAGACTCTGTGGGACGAAAGCCTGTTGCCGTCGTCGGCGCGATGATCTTTGTGCTCGCATCTTTTCTCGGCGGAATGGCTGAACAGCCAAACACTTTTTTGATTGCTCGCTTTTGCCAAGGCATCGGGGCTGGATCTTGCTATGTCGTCGCGTTCGCGATTTTACGCGACACGCTAGACGATGAACGCCGCGCGAAAGTATTGTCGATGCTCAATGGCATCACCTGTATCATTCCAGTGATCGCACCCGTGATTGGTCACTTGATTATGCTGAAATTTCCTTGGCCGAGTTTGTTTACCACAATGGCAGGAATGGGCATTCTCGTCAGTGTATTGGCCATTTTTGTTCTCAAGGAATCACTACCCAGCCAACAAGGTGAAGAACAGACAGCGCCAGAGATCCATCAAGAGACTTTCTTCGAGCGATTTTTTATCAGTAGACTGATCATTACTGCACTTGGAGTGACCACCATCCTGACCTTTGTTAACGCTTCACCAATTGTCGTGATGAGCATGCTTGGTTTTGATCGCGGTGGCTATTCTTCCATCATGGCAGGGACTGCGACGATCAGTATGTTGATTTCGTTCTCGGCGCCATTGGCATTGGGGATTTTTAAGCAGCGAACCTTAATGATGACCTCTCAAGTATTGCTCGCTTGTGCAGCCATCGTGCTCAGTGCTGCCCATTTCCATGATGGACAATCTCTTTACTATGTATTCGGACTTGGGCTGATTTGCGCTGGCTTCGCTTGT
Coding sequences within it:
- a CDS encoding DUF2799 domain-containing protein, coding for MKRIALLFAMFALLSGCSSMSPEQCQTADWYRVGYQDGRSGNNPNVLYEYIKDCREAGVTPNHVEWQDGFDKGTILYCSPDNGYTVGVEGKTYYGVCSNDLFLKNYQLGHQEYQRQQRINALDAEISRLDHQLDANLDKDNAKRIRERRKQLARERASLISPGANYYFNF
- a CDS encoding fructose-6-phosphate aldolase, producing MIELYLDTADVAEVKRFNQCLPLKGVTTNPSILAKSKQGLNQTLAGMQEALGGTPRFHAQVVSTTVEGMVEEARQIQELPYDMVVKVPATETGLAAIKLMKKEGIQVLATAIYSAQQGFLAALCGADYLAPYVNRIDAMNGNGVEVVADLQLLLDQNQLPAKILAASFKNTQQAMEVMKLGIEAITLPVDVAAQMFSHPAVQPAVDQFDKDWKSTFGNKLSFES
- a CDS encoding GNAT family N-acetyltransferase produces the protein MITIEKYSPERHEQTCELSVLEEQSQFTVADVGEMLTRLEPTELPHLILADDDVVGFFLFDAAYSEKYDFCPKNSLGVRSLLVDHRHQGKGIAKQAIQQFADFAKRHYPEFEALYLTVNCRNIPAYQCYLKSGFEDTNELYHGGPVGPQYIMRQPL
- a CDS encoding formate C-acetyltransferase/glycerol dehydratase family glycyl radical enzyme, with the translated sequence MDLHTLPERIKAHKSALVNIVTPPICTERAEAYTRAYQANEDKPVIVQRALALQEHLRTRTIWIKHDELIVGNQASKVRAAPIFPEYTVRWIEAEIDELADRPGAGFAVSEEDKQSIHAITPYWRGKTVQDRCYGLFTDEQQEILASTIIKAEGNMTSGDAHLAVDNEKILKIGMNGLLDEVRQHRANNDMSTYEGLKKAQLYKSVEIVLLAIQEHMVSYADLALEMAQNETRPERKAELETIADNCRHVAFHAPTNFWQALQLSYFVQLMLQIESNGHSVSFGRMDQFLNDYYVRDLESDAMNKAFALELLQSCWLKLLEVNKIRSGAHSKASAGSPLYQNVCIGGQKLNENGEPEDAVNPLSWAILESCGQLRSTQPNLSVRYHEGLNQEFLMGCIEVIKCGFGMPAFNNDEIVIPEFIKLGVEKADAYNYASIGCIETAVPGKWGYRCTGMSFINFARILLAALNEGVDATTGKAFLPHDKSLAKGNFESFEQVTASWAEQIRYYTRKSIEIDTVVDSVLEQQAQDIFCSSLVDDCLARGKTVKEGGAKYDWVSGLQVGIANLGNSLAAIKHLVFEEAQISQTELAKALEEDFDGIENEQLRQRLINFAPKYGNDDDYVDQLLADAYQVYIDELAQFVNTRYGRGPIGGGYYAGTSSISANVPFGASTMATPDGRKAKTPLAEGASPASGSDRLGPTAVYNSVGKIQANKILGGVLLNQKLSPAAVASEGDKLKLSMLIRTFFNHHKGWHVQYNIVSRETLLAAKKNPEQYRDLVVRVAGYSAFFTALSPDAQDDIIARTEHEL
- a CDS encoding GNAT family N-acetyltransferase, whose product is MRIEIDNLERPQVIALLEEHLQDMYATSPPESVHALDVSKLKLPSITFWTGWDGEQLLGCVAMSQLEDGHAELKSMRTTPSARKQGVASRLLNHVIEQAKHQGIQRLSLETGSMAFFEPAHRLYEKHGFVYCEPFGDYQPDPNSRFMTLAL
- a CDS encoding MFS transporter, with translation MSRFLLCSFALVLLYPTAIDLYLVGLPQIASDLNASESQLHIAFSIYLAGMATTMLFAGKIADSVGRKPVAVVGAMIFVLASFLGGMAEQPNTFLIARFCQGIGAGSCYVVAFAILRDTLDDERRAKVLSMLNGITCIIPVIAPVIGHLIMLKFPWPSLFTTMAGMGILVSVLAIFVLKESLPSQQGEEQTAPEIHQETFFERFFISRLIITALGVTTILTFVNASPIVVMSMLGFDRGGYSSIMAGTATISMLISFSAPLALGIFKQRTLMMTSQVLLACAAIVLSAAHFHDGQSLYYVFGLGLICAGFACGFGVAMSQALSPFSQQAGVASSLLGIAQVCSSAFYIWFMGFIGVSALNMLVFILVLGSVISLALILLIPKPVHDTHYEEIPSAT
- a CDS encoding glycyl-radical enzyme activating protein, coding for MYFNIQRFSTHDGDGIRTILFLKGCSLSCPWCQNPESRSAKHSLLFDERSCMADCQLCVSAYKQTVNGDMASDGIRHIDDQIIINRKAMSEAQIIALRNVCPTQALSICGEAAKSDDLFEVLMKDKPFYDQSQGGVTFSGGEPLMQPNLVAELAERLHQNHVSTAVESCMHVPWKNVEKVAPYIDCWLADLKHTDEEKFLCWAKVSLKRIKDNFRKLAPIAKRIVIRIPVVPGFNDTIDELKAIIDFAASLESCQELHLLPYHTLGINKYRLLDMPYECSDKPLNNPELLENAMQYASEHTQLNVIVRG